The Pedobacter mucosus genome window below encodes:
- a CDS encoding glycosyltransferase translates to MKILLVAGPFISLREPYNGGTEAFIVEHANELVRLGHTVDVIAKDADEKNLFQVIEFKESPLSMKDNSYRPCTELLGQQHYQSLQYGIFNVSGYDVIHYNSFIPEIYAVAALIKTPSVLTLHLPPEEKFVLMYQFFIKHAPVTPIGISERMSEKWKAALGQDVEVILNGISLEKWKLNERNTDGYLLWSGRITKDKNVEAAINLANHLKKPLKIVGAIFDEAYFNEQVQPQLNDQIEYISHVTQQQLSNLVAGASAYLATAIWEEPFGLSTIEMLASGLPVVGFNTAIPPELRNEEVSIAVDSDNWQDLVAPLAIVKNCESEACRNFAASFDLTKTAVAYVKIYERIAKKVEL, encoded by the coding sequence ATGAAGATACTTCTGGTTGCCGGACCATTCATTTCGCTGCGTGAGCCATACAATGGAGGCACCGAAGCTTTTATTGTTGAGCATGCAAATGAATTAGTGCGCCTTGGGCATACGGTTGATGTGATTGCGAAAGATGCCGATGAAAAAAATCTGTTTCAGGTGATTGAGTTTAAGGAGAGCCCGCTGAGCATGAAAGATAATTCGTACCGCCCATGTACGGAGTTGCTCGGACAACAACACTATCAGTCGCTACAGTATGGAATATTCAACGTAAGCGGTTATGATGTAATTCACTATAATTCATTTATACCCGAAATCTACGCAGTTGCTGCACTTATTAAAACACCAAGCGTACTCACCTTGCACCTACCGCCAGAAGAAAAATTTGTACTGATGTATCAATTTTTTATTAAACATGCACCTGTTACGCCTATTGGTATTTCTGAACGAATGAGCGAAAAATGGAAGGCAGCACTCGGCCAGGATGTGGAAGTAATCCTGAATGGAATATCACTCGAAAAATGGAAGTTAAACGAACGAAATACTGACGGATATTTATTATGGAGCGGACGTATTACAAAAGATAAGAACGTAGAAGCTGCAATAAATCTGGCCAATCATTTAAAAAAACCACTTAAAATTGTCGGAGCCATCTTTGATGAAGCATATTTTAATGAACAGGTTCAACCGCAACTGAACGACCAGATTGAATACATTTCTCACGTTACGCAACAGCAGTTAAGTAATTTAGTTGCAGGCGCTTCAGCGTATCTGGCAACTGCTATATGGGAAGAACCTTTTGGATTAAGCACTATAGAGATGCTTGCAAGTGGCTTACCCGTGGTAGGATTTAATACCGCAATACCTCCAGAACTGCGCAACGAAGAAGTATCTATAGCCGTTGATTCTGATAACTGGCAGGATTTAGTAGCGCCACTAGCTATCGTTAAGAATTGTGAATCAGAAGCATGTAGAAACTTTGCAGCAT
- a CDS encoding glycosyltransferase has product MKIAVIAKTRLPIVEPFRGGLEAFTHALCASYIALGHDITLYAHADSDPKLNVKGFYGDEHRQNEQFEIYENDEYLSILKDIEQNNFDIVHNNSTHELPIIWAVKAPIPVVTTIHTPPISKLKAAIKICSDAENLHFIMPSKSFQATWQPYMNNGSSVIYNGVDLDKWPLIRESRDYLFWFGRIVHDKGLDIVMDAAHELNMPLKFAGPLDDVKYFDEQIAPRITQNDIYLGHLKQSDIHLHMKGAAAMVNAVRWEEPFGLTNIEAMSAGVPIAGFDRGALSELINRESGVVAEQKNVKSLAKAIAAAIPLQSENVRRHAETFSLRMMAERYIKYFEKLL; this is encoded by the coding sequence ATGAAGATCGCTGTTATTGCCAAAACCAGACTGCCGATAGTTGAGCCATTTCGAGGAGGCTTAGAAGCGTTCACACACGCATTATGTGCATCGTATATAGCGCTCGGCCACGATATTACTTTGTATGCACATGCCGATAGTGACCCAAAACTGAATGTAAAAGGATTTTACGGCGATGAACATCGGCAAAACGAGCAGTTCGAAATATATGAAAACGATGAATACCTTTCAATATTAAAAGATATTGAACAAAATAATTTTGATATCGTTCATAATAACTCGACGCATGAGCTACCGATAATTTGGGCTGTGAAAGCTCCAATCCCGGTAGTTACAACAATACATACGCCGCCAATCAGTAAATTGAAAGCAGCGATTAAGATTTGTTCGGATGCTGAAAATTTGCATTTCATTATGCCTTCAAAATCATTTCAGGCTACGTGGCAGCCCTATATGAATAACGGTTCAAGCGTTATATATAACGGTGTCGACCTAGATAAATGGCCGCTAATACGTGAAAGCCGTGACTATCTTTTTTGGTTTGGAAGAATTGTACATGATAAAGGTTTGGACATTGTGATGGATGCAGCCCACGAGTTAAATATGCCTTTGAAGTTTGCCGGACCGCTCGATGACGTAAAATATTTTGATGAACAAATCGCACCCCGCATCACGCAAAACGACATTTATTTGGGTCATCTTAAACAGTCGGATATACATTTGCATATGAAAGGCGCAGCCGCCATGGTAAATGCCGTTCGCTGGGAAGAACCATTTGGCCTTACCAACATAGAAGCCATGTCGGCTGGAGTGCCGATAGCTGGTTTCGACCGCGGTGCTTTATCAGAATTAATAAATAGGGAAAGTGGCGTGGTTGCGGAGCAAAAAAACGTAAAATCTCTTGCTAAGGCAATCGCCGCTGCAATACCACTACAAAGTGAAAACGTAAGGCGCCATGCTGAAACATTTTCTTTGAGAATGATGGCTGAGCGCTATATAAAATATTTTGAGAAACTGCTATGA
- a CDS encoding glycosyltransferase: protein MKILLVSGPGISLKEPYNSGIEAFIVSFANQLVDDGHIVDVIASKAEATAKFTLVNPFSESITDNPNFILRLKEKRQFKNLKTDLYDVIHYNMFYPHLLETGCRFNKPSFLTIHSPADKKRIAAYKRLSNGTDLVFVAISERVKHQWDKALGIDMPLINNGIDMSLWPKTSLKNPEYLLWSARINEQKNVAAAICVAQHMQLPLKIAGRIVDQNYFDEQVKPHLNSQIQYVGHVTQRELSSLAEKAFAYLATATWQEPFGLAALEMLASGIPVVGFHTAVPPNWMHESVLTTASLHWQDLVGLISKSSAILPASCVAFASTMNIQNMTSNYVKLYSAALLQKGIGEDALFEDEHEPQNVS from the coding sequence ATGAAGATATTACTTGTGTCAGGTCCTGGCATATCACTTAAAGAGCCTTATAACAGTGGGATAGAAGCGTTTATTGTTTCATTTGCCAACCAGCTTGTTGATGACGGCCATATTGTAGATGTTATTGCAAGTAAAGCAGAAGCTACCGCTAAATTTACGCTGGTTAACCCTTTTTCTGAATCCATTACAGATAATCCTAATTTTATCTTGCGTTTAAAGGAAAAGCGTCAATTCAAAAATCTTAAAACAGATTTATATGATGTTATTCATTATAACATGTTTTATCCGCATCTTTTAGAAACAGGATGCCGTTTCAATAAGCCTTCATTTCTTACCATACACTCACCTGCAGACAAAAAACGAATAGCTGCTTATAAACGACTTTCTAATGGGACTGATCTTGTATTTGTTGCAATTTCAGAAAGAGTTAAACATCAATGGGACAAGGCACTTGGTATAGATATGCCACTTATAAATAATGGTATAGATATGAGTCTTTGGCCTAAAACCAGCTTAAAGAATCCTGAATATTTGTTATGGTCGGCACGAATTAATGAACAAAAAAATGTAGCGGCTGCCATTTGTGTGGCACAACATATGCAGTTGCCGCTGAAGATTGCTGGCAGAATTGTAGACCAAAACTATTTTGATGAGCAGGTTAAACCACATCTCAACAGTCAAATTCAGTACGTTGGCCACGTAACGCAACGCGAACTAAGCAGCTTAGCGGAAAAAGCATTTGCATATTTGGCAACTGCAACCTGGCAAGAGCCCTTTGGTTTAGCTGCCTTGGAGATGCTTGCAAGCGGCATTCCAGTCGTTGGTTTCCATACTGCTGTTCCGCCAAATTGGATGCATGAAAGCGTATTAACAACTGCATCTCTCCATTGGCAAGATTTAGTGGGGTTGATTAGCAAAAGTAGTGCTATCCTTCCAGCTTCATGTGTAGCATTTGCATCAACCATGAATATCCAAAATATGACTTCCAACTACGTAAAGTTGTATAGCGCAGCATTATTGCAAAAAGGTATAGGTGAAGACGCCCTGTTTGAAGATGAGCACGAGCCCCAAAATGTCTCTTAG
- a CDS encoding helix-turn-helix domain-containing protein, producing MKKLRDQIGLTLTDMAKLIGSNKTTGSLYENGLRELNPKALTMLSTIEVLMENSTEIHAAEKINLYDQKALVATLKKLAYNQKRAGQKYEMVQEKLSRMEDAYASNRKLWRLLNELKTNLKGSAANPYVGVLEVRCLDKLKSCGLHQQILLRHQMAMLKGEMGSAEGLVEEYRGYGLPEG from the coding sequence ATGAAAAAATTAAGGGATCAAATTGGTTTAACGCTAACCGATATGGCTAAACTGATTGGAAGTAATAAAACCACCGGTAGTTTATATGAGAATGGTTTGCGTGAGCTCAATCCCAAAGCGCTAACCATGTTAAGCACCATTGAAGTTTTAATGGAAAATTCGACCGAGATCCATGCTGCTGAAAAAATAAATTTATATGATCAAAAAGCCTTGGTGGCCACGCTCAAAAAATTAGCTTATAATCAGAAACGTGCAGGGCAGAAGTATGAAATGGTTCAGGAAAAACTGTCGAGAATGGAGGATGCTTATGCCAGCAACCGTAAGCTTTGGCGTTTGCTAAATGAATTGAAAACTAATTTAAAAGGTAGTGCTGCGAACCCTTATGTGGGTGTGCTCGAAGTGAGGTGTTTGGATAAACTGAAATCATGCGGGCTGCACCAACAAATTTTGCTCAGGCACCAAATGGCTATGCTAAAAGGGGAGATGGGTTCTGCGGAAGGACTTGTGGAGGAGTATCGGGGCTATGGGTTGCCGGAGGGGTAA
- a CDS encoding DUF2846 domain-containing protein: protein MKSIKLSLLVSFLLMVSLPIFAQSNSGKVYLIRLTGFAGAAVNYSIYIDGKLACKLKNKSYSIQDLSVGDHSISVISGGLTNGKKSAPLKITVAADKSNYVNIVGTQSGYANSITCQEITKNSADPLLAKAKQKVDCLDGK, encoded by the coding sequence ATGAAAAGCATCAAACTTTCACTATTGGTAAGTTTTTTACTAATGGTCTCTTTGCCAATTTTTGCACAATCCAATTCTGGAAAAGTATACCTTATCCGTTTAACAGGTTTTGCAGGAGCCGCAGTAAACTATTCTATATATATTGATGGAAAGTTGGCTTGCAAGCTGAAAAATAAATCTTACTCCATCCAAGACCTTAGCGTAGGCGACCACTCAATAAGTGTTATTAGTGGTGGTTTAACAAATGGAAAAAAATCTGCTCCATTGAAGATAACCGTAGCGGCAGATAAATCAAACTACGTCAATATTGTTGGTACACAAAGTGGTTATGCGAACAGCATTACTTGCCAGGAAATCACAAAAAATTCTGCTGATCCTTTGTTAGCGAAGGCCAAACAGAAAGTTGATTGCCTAGATGGTAAATAA
- a CDS encoding carbonic anhydrase family protein, protein MFSPNGICVLKDKLLIYMIKSHLRILCVVLFALLMESCMDKTDASKNNQPDSSGTVEIEKQDIIVSEPLSKEQQAQLNPETVLLRLAEGNADFVKDNLTIRNTTERVRKASIGQYPKAVILSCLDSRVPVEDIFHSGIGNLFVARVAGNIVNNDILGSMEYACKVSGAKLVLVLGHEYCGAIKSAIDGVKLGNITGLLDKIKPAVIKMNNTYKGEKKSTNPQFVEAVCDENVRLAITEIRKRSPILKEMEIKKEILIVGGVYDMKTGKVELFNP, encoded by the coding sequence ATGTTCAGCCCTAATGGCATCTGTGTTTTAAAAGATAAGCTGCTCATTTATATGATCAAATCTCATTTAAGAATTTTGTGTGTGGTATTATTTGCATTGCTCATGGAATCCTGCATGGACAAAACTGACGCAAGTAAAAATAACCAGCCCGACAGTTCGGGTACCGTGGAAATTGAAAAGCAAGACATCATCGTTTCCGAACCGTTATCTAAAGAACAACAGGCTCAGCTAAATCCAGAGACGGTGCTTTTGAGGTTAGCAGAAGGTAATGCCGATTTTGTTAAGGATAATCTAACCATTCGCAATACAACGGAAAGGGTTAGAAAAGCCTCCATTGGGCAATATCCAAAAGCAGTAATTCTTTCCTGTCTGGATTCGAGGGTTCCGGTTGAGGATATTTTTCACAGCGGAATCGGGAATCTTTTTGTTGCAAGGGTGGCAGGTAATATTGTAAACAATGATATCCTTGGCAGTATGGAATATGCGTGCAAAGTATCTGGAGCCAAGCTGGTTCTTGTTTTGGGCCATGAATATTGTGGTGCAATTAAATCTGCGATAGATGGTGTGAAGCTTGGAAATATTACCGGTTTACTTGATAAGATAAAACCTGCGGTGATCAAAATGAATAACACCTACAAGGGCGAGAAAAAATCTACCAATCCCCAGTTTGTAGAAGCCGTTTGCGATGAGAACGTAAGGCTTGCTATAACGGAAATACGCAAGCGTAGTCCGATTTTAAAAGAGATGGAAATTAAAAAAGAAATCTTAATTGTTGGTGGCGTTTATGATATGAAAACAGGGAAGGTGGAGCTGTTTAATCCATGA
- a CDS encoding helix-turn-helix domain-containing protein, protein MSEMPVSRVLLLSLVSIDEATERLLKRYHVHLYCHSGRLDFIFNDQQMVCKSGQFLFWFAESNWALIEVSKDFKATILLVEKNFLIDNVPDQGWSINAQLHSRVHPVKDINSKAEKDKILNNFNWLHLRFQETEHRFYEEALKLQMRLFILEMWHSFANEYERRRHSLQTGTLYEQFIQLLQQHCLTKREVQFYANELNITPKYLNYLCKIHSDRTASDWIHSHVKERLMLLLQNRHLNIAEIADEMQFSSTSFFTRYVKKVLGVTPSDFRARLG, encoded by the coding sequence ATGAGTGAAATGCCTGTTTCAAGAGTATTATTATTATCGCTCGTCAGCATTGATGAGGCGACCGAGAGACTCCTGAAAAGGTACCACGTTCACCTGTATTGCCATAGTGGACGATTGGATTTTATTTTCAACGACCAGCAGATGGTCTGCAAATCTGGCCAATTTTTATTTTGGTTTGCCGAAAGCAATTGGGCGTTGATAGAAGTATCGAAAGATTTTAAGGCAACAATTTTACTAGTGGAGAAAAATTTCCTAATCGATAATGTTCCCGATCAGGGTTGGAGCATCAATGCGCAGCTCCATTCCAGGGTACATCCTGTTAAAGACATTAATTCTAAAGCCGAAAAAGATAAAATTTTAAATAATTTCAATTGGCTACACCTTCGTTTCCAGGAAACGGAACACCGCTTTTATGAGGAAGCCTTGAAGTTACAGATGCGCCTGTTTATCCTGGAAATGTGGCATAGCTTTGCAAACGAATATGAACGCCGCCGACATAGTTTGCAAACCGGAACGCTCTATGAACAGTTTATACAACTCCTACAACAGCATTGCCTTACCAAAAGGGAAGTGCAGTTTTACGCCAATGAGTTGAACATTACGCCGAAATACCTCAACTACCTTTGCAAAATCCACTCCGATCGCACCGCATCCGATTGGATACATAGTCACGTTAAAGAAAGGCTTATGCTGTTGCTGCAAAATAGGCATTTGAATATTGCCGAAATTGCTGATGAAATGCAGTTTAGCAGTACGTCTTTTTTTACACGGTATGTTAAAAAAGTATTGGGCGTGACGCCTAGCGATTTTAGGGCAAGGTTGGGGTAG
- a CDS encoding DapH/DapD/GlmU-related protein, producing MDNSVNSIFDDLKNGETITSAHPQQAQLRASSYATIKLVQQMNNSADPVIINEILGKIIGKEIGETVAVFPPLYINNGENLSIGQHVFINFDCTFLTLGGIEIEDNVLIGPKVSLLSEGHPLTAADRGTLVPGKIHIKKNAWIGANAIILPGVTIGENAVVAAGAVVAKNVDDNTLVGGVPAKFIKQINTTDK from the coding sequence ATGGATAATTCAGTTAATTCAATCTTTGATGATTTAAAAAATGGGGAAACGATTACCTCAGCCCATCCCCAACAGGCACAACTTAGAGCATCATCTTATGCGACTATCAAATTGGTACAGCAGATGAACAATAGTGCCGATCCGGTTATTATTAATGAAATTCTTGGTAAAATTATTGGGAAAGAGATAGGGGAAACGGTAGCTGTTTTTCCGCCACTGTACATTAATAACGGGGAAAACTTAAGCATCGGGCAGCATGTTTTCATTAACTTCGATTGTACCTTTTTAACTTTAGGTGGGATTGAAATTGAGGATAATGTACTTATTGGTCCGAAGGTAAGTCTACTTTCAGAAGGGCATCCTTTGACGGCGGCAGACCGGGGTACATTGGTGCCGGGTAAAATCCACATTAAAAAAAATGCCTGGATTGGCGCCAATGCGATCATTTTACCAGGCGTAACCATTGGCGAAAATGCGGTGGTTGCCGCAGGGGCGGTGGTTGCTAAAAATGTTGATGATAATACGTTAGTGGGCGGGGTGCCTGCAAAGTTTATAAAACAAATTAACACGACCGACAAATGA
- a CDS encoding cupin domain-containing protein, translated as MKKLIILAVMASFGSLQLSAQTKPEKTKNKMNKEIPKISDFPTGEENTGFAKYFTGKSYLAPLTNNKNLNVPLANVTFEPGCRNNWHSHTGGQLLIVVGGEGLYQERGKAARHLKVGDVVEIAPNVEHWHGATASSWFAHLATNGNPATNENNWLEAVSDEEYKIANDQNPKK; from the coding sequence ATGAAAAAATTGATCATATTGGCCGTGATGGCCTCCTTTGGTTCGCTCCAGTTAAGCGCACAAACAAAACCTGAAAAAACAAAAAATAAAATGAATAAAGAAATTCCAAAAATCAGCGATTTCCCAACGGGGGAAGAAAATACAGGCTTTGCCAAATATTTTACGGGCAAATCTTACCTGGCACCTTTAACCAATAATAAGAATCTGAATGTGCCGCTGGCCAATGTAACTTTTGAGCCGGGTTGTAGAAACAATTGGCACAGCCATACTGGTGGTCAGTTATTAATTGTAGTTGGCGGCGAAGGTTTGTACCAGGAGCGGGGGAAAGCAGCAAGACATTTAAAGGTTGGTGATGTTGTAGAAATTGCCCCGAACGTAGAACATTGGCATGGCGCAACGGCTAGCAGTTGGTTTGCTCACCTTGCTACCAACGGTAATCCTGCTACCAACGAAAACAATTGGCTGGAGGCGGTAAGCGATGAAGAATATAAAATTGCCAACGATCAGAATCCTAAAAAATGA
- a CDS encoding carboxymuconolactone decarboxylase family protein: MKIISWQVGLLFLLSNTFISNVSAQDMSILTKQEKSLAGISATTATGNLDLLKIQLIEGLGNGLTVNEIKETLTQLYAYCGFPRSLNAINTFSAVLADRKAKNISDPEGEKIIQNTVKDKYEQGRKTLEQLSKTPQAKPAPGFGEFAPRIDAFLKEHLFADIFASKVLDFRKRELVTISALAAMEGVESQLKSHISMGRNTGITDAQLEELSVVIQKTVSTTQANTLLRNIDKPILAVIKPDMMIRISEIEIVPEHLEEYKSILKEEAAASLMKEPGVIAIYPMFQKENATQLRIVEIYADKAAYQAHLQTPHFQKYKTTTLKMVKDLKLVDMESLDKDTMKSIFRKLE; encoded by the coding sequence ATGAAAATAATCAGCTGGCAGGTTGGATTGCTGTTTTTATTATCCAACACCTTTATTTCCAACGTTAGCGCACAGGATATGTCAATTTTAACGAAACAGGAAAAAAGCCTTGCTGGCATTTCTGCTACAACGGCAACAGGCAATTTAGACTTGCTTAAAATTCAGTTAATAGAAGGATTGGGCAACGGACTGACGGTTAATGAAATTAAGGAAACACTTACGCAATTGTATGCATACTGTGGTTTCCCACGAAGTTTGAACGCCATCAATACTTTTTCTGCTGTTTTAGCCGATCGCAAAGCAAAAAACATTTCAGATCCCGAAGGCGAAAAGATTATTCAAAATACCGTAAAGGATAAGTATGAACAAGGGCGTAAAACTTTGGAGCAACTATCTAAAACCCCACAAGCCAAGCCTGCGCCAGGTTTCGGCGAGTTTGCCCCGCGTATTGATGCTTTTTTAAAAGAACATTTATTCGCTGATATTTTTGCGAGTAAAGTGCTTGATTTCCGCAAGAGAGAACTGGTTACCATTTCTGCACTGGCTGCTATGGAAGGTGTAGAAAGTCAGTTGAAATCCCATATTAGCATGGGTAGAAACACAGGAATTACAGATGCGCAACTGGAAGAACTGAGCGTTGTTATTCAGAAAACGGTCAGCACGACCCAAGCGAATACCTTATTAAGGAATATTGATAAACCTATTCTTGCCGTGATCAAACCTGATATGATGATTCGTATTTCTGAAATAGAAATTGTTCCAGAACATCTGGAAGAATACAAATCCATTTTAAAAGAAGAAGCAGCTGCATCTTTAATGAAGGAGCCGGGGGTGATTGCAATTTATCCAATGTTCCAAAAAGAAAATGCCACGCAACTGCGGATTGTAGAAATTTATGCTGATAAAGCCGCTTATCAAGCTCATTTGCAAACACCTCACTTTCAAAAATATAAAACAACGACCTTAAAAATGGTAAAGGATTTAAAATTGGTTGATATGGAAAGTTTGGATAAGGATACGATGAAATCGATATTCAGAAAGTTGGAATAA
- a CDS encoding helix-turn-helix domain-containing protein, whose translation MKIFKDFATYNESLGIAAPLDNDIDVGYYDPPNIVLATEPVQVDFYRISIKIKYKRKSTPLREPETAIFFNSPDLVIPPGWDAEPTYTGMYLQLSKKVIEENRFLFKTYLDYGQHEALFLKDEEVEEIKDVFRLMLNYYEEEKKHFAVLLSYVNVLICLVEAFYKRQFSTDPKQYNRIVSDFQQGLVDYYNQPVKRLPTVLYFAEKLGLTSNYLGDIVKHFTHKSALENIHEFVIKKAKELLAKNAEMNTTQVAYELGFEYPNYFSKFFKKMVGSTPKEYRTKLDTKLQN comes from the coding sequence ATGAAAATTTTTAAAGATTTCGCTACCTATAATGAATCCCTGGGCATTGCAGCACCATTGGATAATGATATAGATGTGGGCTATTATGATCCACCAAACATCGTGTTGGCAACGGAGCCAGTACAGGTTGATTTTTACAGAATTTCTATTAAAATAAAATATAAACGCAAATCAACTCCGTTAAGGGAACCTGAGACCGCAATTTTTTTTAATAGCCCAGACCTTGTTATACCACCCGGATGGGATGCCGAACCAACTTATACCGGGATGTATCTACAGCTTTCTAAAAAAGTGATTGAAGAAAATAGGTTTCTATTTAAAACCTATCTTGATTATGGCCAACATGAAGCGCTGTTTTTGAAAGATGAGGAAGTTGAAGAAATCAAGGATGTTTTCCGGCTTATGCTCAACTATTATGAAGAGGAAAAAAAACATTTTGCTGTGCTTTTGTCTTATGTGAATGTATTGATTTGTTTAGTGGAGGCATTTTACAAAAGGCAGTTTTCTACCGATCCTAAGCAATATAATCGGATAGTGAGTGATTTTCAACAAGGATTAGTTGATTATTATAACCAACCGGTTAAACGGCTTCCAACTGTGCTTTATTTCGCCGAAAAACTTGGCTTGACTTCTAATTACCTTGGTGATATCGTTAAACACTTTACACATAAATCAGCATTGGAGAATATCCACGAATTTGTGATCAAAAAAGCCAAAGAACTGCTGGCTAAAAATGCGGAAATGAATACAACGCAAGTGGCTTATGAGTTGGGTTTTGAATATCCCAATTACTTTTCTAAGTTCTTCAAAAAAATGGTCGGATCCACTCCAAAAGAATATCGAACGAAACTGGACACCAAACTTCAAAATTAA
- a CDS encoding aldo/keto reductase, whose protein sequence is MENQEHRNIGNSRRKFIGQSAIAGLGLVLAPTLMSTSVVKQQSEKVSSDNNDNMDTRNLGKLKVSALGAGCMSISANYGPPANIEEGIKTLRKAYEKGVTFFDTAEVYGPYTNEKLVGEALAPFRDKVAIATKFGFEIGGPNIALNSKPEHIKKVVEESLKRLKTDRIDLLYQHRVDPNVPIEDVAGAVKDLISAGKVLHFGLSEANTTTIRKAHSVQAVSAIQTEYSFMERSVEKNGVLDLCEELGIGFVPWGPLGMGYLTGQLNAQTPFDSKLDLRAAFDRFTPKGLASNMPIVNLLNRFASNKNATSSQVALAWLMAKKPFIVSITGTRNIPHLTENLGAYNVKLTSGEFQELETEFAKLEVHGGRMNAMQMTFCQ, encoded by the coding sequence ATGGAAAATCAGGAGCATCGTAATATTGGAAATTCAAGACGGAAGTTTATCGGGCAATCTGCAATTGCAGGCCTAGGATTAGTACTGGCGCCCACGTTGATGTCGACATCGGTCGTAAAGCAACAATCGGAAAAGGTAAGCAGTGATAACAATGATAACATGGATACAAGAAATCTCGGAAAGTTAAAAGTATCAGCTTTAGGTGCTGGTTGCATGAGCATAAGCGCTAATTATGGCCCGCCAGCAAATATTGAAGAAGGAATAAAAACGCTTCGTAAGGCATATGAAAAAGGAGTCACATTTTTTGATACCGCTGAAGTTTACGGCCCCTATACAAATGAAAAATTAGTTGGCGAGGCTTTGGCTCCGTTCAGGGATAAGGTAGCAATTGCAACAAAATTTGGTTTTGAAATAGGTGGGCCGAATATTGCTTTAAATAGCAAACCTGAGCATATTAAGAAAGTTGTCGAAGAATCATTAAAGAGACTCAAGACTGATAGAATTGACCTTTTGTATCAACACCGTGTTGATCCTAATGTACCTATTGAAGATGTGGCCGGGGCGGTGAAAGATTTGATTTCAGCAGGAAAGGTTTTGCACTTCGGCCTATCTGAAGCGAACACCACAACAATCCGCAAGGCACATTCGGTGCAAGCGGTTTCCGCTATTCAAACAGAATATTCTTTCATGGAACGCAGTGTCGAAAAAAATGGTGTTTTGGATTTATGCGAAGAGTTGGGAATTGGTTTTGTACCATGGGGACCACTTGGAATGGGGTATTTAACCGGACAACTAAATGCGCAAACACCATTTGACAGTAAATTAGATTTACGTGCTGCTTTTGACCGTTTCACACCCAAAGGCTTAGCCTCGAATATGCCGATCGTAAACCTGCTGAACCGATTTGCGTCAAATAAAAATGCAACTTCATCGCAGGTTGCGCTCGCTTGGCTAATGGCTAAGAAACCTTTCATCGTTTCTATTACGGGAACAAGGAATATTCCACACCTAACTGAAAACCTTGGTGCCTATAATGTTAAGTTAACATCCGGGGAGTTCCAGGAACTTGAAACAGAATTTGCAAAATTGGAAGTTCATGGTGGAAGAATGAATGCGATGCAAATGACCTTTTGCCAATAA